Proteins encoded in a region of the Pseudomonas syringae KCTC 12500 genome:
- a CDS encoding alkene reductase, producing the protein MTLFNEFKLGNTTLSNRVVMAPMTRSRAPEDIATEQIALHYTQRGTAGLIVSEGTPISREGQGYLFNPGIYTPEQIKGWKLVTDSVHSVGGRMFAQLWHVGRVSHTSIQIDGQAPVSATTKQAQGAVAFAYGEDGEPGFVPTSVPRPLTTEEVARVVEDFAQAAQNAIDAGFDGVEIHGANGYLLEQFLNPQVNDRADQYGASNLQDRLRFVFEVIDAACARIGADRVGIRISPYGQLFDMPLYPEIDETYSALCAGMRERGIAYVHVMDQTHFFMAGESSAAQEQALRKLLKHCKAELGNTALILAGDMTRERADALLEENLIDLAAFGQPFIGNPDLVARLKNGWPLTTPDRDTYYGGDAQGYIDYTPYRA; encoded by the coding sequence TTGACTCTGTTCAATGAATTCAAACTCGGCAACACGACCCTCAGCAACCGCGTCGTCATGGCGCCCATGACCCGCTCGCGTGCCCCCGAGGACATCGCCACCGAACAGATCGCGCTGCACTACACCCAGCGCGGCACTGCCGGCCTGATCGTGTCGGAAGGTACACCGATCTCCCGTGAAGGCCAGGGCTACCTGTTCAATCCAGGCATCTATACACCGGAGCAGATCAAGGGTTGGAAGCTGGTGACCGACTCGGTCCACAGCGTCGGCGGTCGCATGTTCGCTCAGCTCTGGCACGTCGGCCGCGTATCCCACACCTCGATCCAGATCGACGGCCAAGCACCGGTCAGCGCCACCACCAAACAAGCACAGGGCGCAGTCGCATTCGCTTATGGCGAAGACGGCGAACCCGGCTTCGTGCCCACCTCCGTGCCGCGCCCGCTCACCACCGAAGAAGTGGCGCGAGTCGTCGAGGATTTCGCCCAGGCCGCGCAGAATGCGATCGACGCCGGTTTCGACGGCGTGGAAATTCACGGCGCCAATGGCTACCTGTTGGAGCAATTCCTCAACCCGCAGGTCAACGACCGCGCCGATCAGTACGGTGCGAGCAACCTGCAAGATCGCCTGCGCTTTGTCTTCGAAGTGATCGATGCTGCCTGCGCCAGAATCGGTGCCGACCGCGTTGGTATTCGCATCTCGCCCTATGGCCAGTTGTTCGATATGCCGCTCTACCCGGAGATCGACGAAACCTACTCAGCGCTGTGTGCAGGCATGCGCGAACGCGGCATCGCCTATGTACACGTCATGGACCAGACGCACTTCTTCATGGCCGGCGAAAGCTCGGCCGCTCAGGAACAGGCACTGCGTAAACTGCTCAAGCACTGCAAGGCCGAACTGGGCAACACCGCGCTGATCCTCGCCGGCGACATGACCCGCGAGCGCGCGGATGCACTGCTGGAAGAAAACCTGATCGACCTGGCTGCGTTTGGCCAGCCCTTCATCGGCAACCCCGACCTGGTCGCCCGGCTGAAAAACGGCTGGCCCCTGACGACCCCGGACCGTGACACCTACTACGGTGGCGATGCGCAGGGCTACATCGACTACACGCCCTACCGCGCTTGA
- a CDS encoding LysR family transcriptional regulator: MFSSERLKGIDVFVIVADMGSFTAAAERLNLTNSAISKSIARLEGRLRTRLFQRTTRRLSLTEAGETFYRTCTTVLSDLEEVEIALTSTQTEPQGKVHIDLPASYGRLHVLPLILDFMKQHPRLQPHVSFSDRYVDPVHEGIDIVVRIGGSDAWPAAMAHQFFGTQKLIFCASPEYVNQYGQPKTVSDLDDHQCIGYGQNDGMAIPWYFKGRQPGDMERRIMHPHIAVGDGEGEVMAVLAGLGIAQLPTWLVQVHLNSGRLVEVLPDLATEGLPMNLVWLRSREALPKVSALVAYLGANLTPAGRVERA; encoded by the coding sequence ATGTTTTCGTCTGAGCGACTCAAGGGTATCGATGTGTTCGTCATCGTCGCCGACATGGGCAGCTTCACGGCCGCAGCTGAACGGTTGAACCTGACCAACTCGGCGATCAGCAAGAGCATTGCGCGATTGGAAGGGCGTCTGCGCACCCGGTTGTTTCAGCGCACCACGCGTCGGCTGTCGCTCACCGAGGCAGGGGAAACCTTCTACCGTACCTGCACAACGGTCCTTTCGGATCTGGAGGAAGTCGAGATTGCGCTGACCTCAACTCAGACCGAGCCACAGGGCAAGGTGCATATTGATTTGCCTGCTTCGTATGGGCGTTTACATGTCCTGCCGTTGATTCTTGATTTCATGAAGCAGCACCCCAGGTTGCAGCCCCATGTGTCTTTTTCCGATCGGTACGTCGACCCGGTGCACGAGGGCATCGATATCGTCGTCAGGATCGGTGGTTCAGATGCCTGGCCAGCCGCCATGGCTCATCAGTTTTTTGGAACGCAGAAGCTGATTTTTTGCGCGTCGCCCGAGTATGTAAATCAATATGGGCAGCCCAAAACGGTGTCGGACCTTGATGATCACCAGTGCATCGGCTATGGGCAAAATGACGGTATGGCGATCCCCTGGTATTTCAAGGGTCGCCAACCGGGGGATATGGAGCGCAGGATCATGCATCCGCACATTGCCGTGGGAGACGGAGAGGGTGAGGTGATGGCGGTGCTGGCGGGGCTAGGCATCGCTCAGCTACCGACCTGGCTGGTCCAGGTGCATCTGAACAGCGGCAGGCTGGTGGAGGTGCTGCCGGATCTTGCTACCGAAGGCCTTCCGATGAATCTTGTCTGGCTTCGAAGTCGCGAGGCGCTGCCAAAAGTCAGCGCGTTGGTCGCCTACCTGGGAGCCAATCTCACGCCTGCCGGGCGTGTTGAGCGGGCTTGA
- a CDS encoding LLM class oxidoreductase, whose amino-acid sequence MTQNNQSLGLENHTVFSSTFQPDQLTIGFISPARGYPDGPFPSLEDQAEIVQRLDQSDAAALWLRDVPFYDPSFGDTGQVLDPLVYAGWLAALTHRIAIGTAGIVSPLREPVITAKQIATADQLLGGRFLAGMASGDRATEYPAFGVDFASRAERYREALTLIKTLISESFPRLKTQHFGQLRGDIDLVPKPAAQRVPIIAIGRAGQSLEWLAANVDAWIWHGDALRMSEAVPHWREATASRGFVPFGYGAMFDLDANPDAPLQTGRVLKGGRKALKDFFSRQREAGINHVALNLKPTRRPSVEVIDELQEHILPEFSITSG is encoded by the coding sequence ATGACTCAGAACAATCAATCGCTCGGCCTGGAGAACCATACGGTGTTCAGCAGTACATTCCAGCCCGATCAGTTGACCATCGGATTCATCTCGCCCGCGCGCGGCTATCCTGACGGCCCTTTTCCCAGCCTGGAGGACCAGGCCGAGATCGTGCAGCGCCTCGATCAGAGCGATGCTGCGGCACTGTGGCTGCGCGATGTGCCGTTTTACGATCCGTCATTTGGCGACACCGGCCAGGTCCTCGATCCGCTGGTGTACGCGGGCTGGCTGGCAGCGCTCACTCATAGAATCGCCATCGGCACTGCCGGCATCGTCAGCCCGTTGCGAGAGCCGGTCATCACCGCCAAGCAGATCGCTACGGCGGACCAACTCTTGGGAGGCCGCTTTCTCGCTGGCATGGCTTCGGGTGACCGGGCAACAGAGTACCCAGCTTTCGGGGTCGACTTTGCCAGCCGAGCGGAACGCTATCGGGAAGCGCTAACGCTGATCAAAACGCTGATTTCAGAGTCATTTCCGCGCCTGAAGACACAGCATTTCGGCCAGTTGCGGGGCGATATCGATCTGGTACCCAAACCCGCAGCTCAACGGGTCCCTATCATCGCCATCGGTCGTGCTGGACAGAGCCTGGAGTGGCTTGCAGCCAATGTAGATGCCTGGATCTGGCATGGCGACGCGCTGCGCATGTCGGAGGCTGTGCCGCATTGGCGTGAGGCAACCGCTTCCAGAGGATTCGTCCCTTTCGGCTATGGCGCGATGTTCGACCTCGACGCCAATCCTGACGCGCCGCTACAAACGGGTCGAGTGCTAAAGGGCGGTCGAAAGGCGTTGAAAGACTTCTTCTCACGGCAACGCGAAGCCGGGATCAATCATGTCGCATTGAACCTCAAGCCCACGCGACGTCCCTCTGTGGAGGTGATCGATGAACTTCAGGAGCACATCCTCCCCGAATTTTCCATTACGTCAGGCTGA
- the gvpU gene encoding gas vesicle accessory protein GvpU, whose translation MSDADQVQKSQPSPSQSHDDVIAQFKWQGKQIDWLLQWLVKFVANTKVEMGVTLSVGGNLVSGHLISHDAYFEQLADDISAPFSSFANGTDATMKEMILSFKPGESSEDTPAFHFLHLKDCRTYSTDGNPICDAGVLWRGRISAVDGFTIGLIAEKPDAA comes from the coding sequence ATGTCAGACGCAGATCAGGTACAAAAGTCGCAACCTTCTCCCAGCCAGAGCCACGATGACGTGATTGCTCAGTTCAAGTGGCAGGGCAAGCAGATCGACTGGTTGCTGCAATGGCTGGTCAAGTTTGTTGCCAACACCAAGGTTGAGATGGGCGTGACGCTGTCGGTGGGCGGGAATCTGGTTTCCGGGCATCTGATTTCTCACGATGCGTATTTCGAGCAGTTGGCCGACGATATCTCGGCACCGTTCAGCTCGTTCGCCAACGGTACTGACGCGACCATGAAAGAGATGATCCTGTCCTTCAAGCCCGGTGAGTCGTCTGAAGACACCCCGGCCTTCCATTTCCTTCACTTGAAGGACTGCCGCACCTACTCTACTGACGGCAACCCGATTTGTGATGCCGGTGTGCTGTGGCGGGGCCGGATCTCGGCCGTCGATGGGTTCACCATCGGGCTTATCGCCGAAAAGCCTGACGCAGCCTGA
- a CDS encoding NAD-dependent malic enzyme, with protein sequence MTKTSRPLYISYAGPSLLEMPLLNKGSAFTPQERVEFNLIGLLPQNVETIEEQVTRVYSQYKQCASDLDKHIYLRSIQDNNETLFFRLLDSHLDEMLPIIYTPTVGQACQEFSKIYRTHRGLFISYPERDRIDDILRSATKDRIKIIVVTDSERILGLGDQGIGGMGIPIGKLSLYTACGGISPAYTLPIVLDVGTNNRELLDDPMYMGWRHERVSGKEYEDFIALFIDAVQRRWPDVLLQFEDFAQSNAMPLLEKYRDELCCFNDDIQGTASVAVGTLLAACKAKNETLGQQKVVFVGAGSAGCGIAEHIIAAMRIEGLSESEARKRIFMVDRFGLLTESMDNLLDFQKRLAQKTADVSGWTAGSEAFPQLLDVVTHAGATVMIGVSGQRGLFTEQVIRELHKHCAKPLVMPLSNPTSKVEATPEEILRWTDGNALVATGSPFAPVEINGRTVHIAQCNNSYIFPGIGLGVVACKASRITDRMLMAASNALAECSPMVTGKGDAVLPPLKEIQQVSRKIALAVAREAQAEGLALETTEEALLEAIERNFWLPGYRAYRRRSV encoded by the coding sequence ATGACCAAAACTTCGCGACCTTTGTACATTTCCTACGCAGGACCCTCACTGCTGGAAATGCCCCTGCTGAACAAAGGCAGTGCCTTCACCCCGCAAGAGCGGGTCGAATTCAATCTGATCGGGCTCCTGCCGCAGAACGTAGAGACGATCGAAGAGCAAGTCACCCGGGTCTACAGCCAGTACAAACAGTGTGCCAGCGACCTGGACAAGCATATCTACCTGCGCTCGATCCAGGACAACAACGAAACCCTGTTTTTCCGCCTGCTCGACTCCCACCTGGACGAGATGCTGCCGATCATCTACACGCCGACGGTGGGGCAGGCCTGTCAGGAATTCTCCAAGATCTACCGCACGCATCGCGGCCTGTTCATTTCCTACCCTGAGCGCGACCGCATCGATGACATTTTGCGCAGCGCGACCAAGGACCGGATCAAGATCATTGTCGTGACCGACAGCGAGCGAATTCTCGGTCTGGGCGATCAGGGCATCGGCGGCATGGGCATCCCGATCGGCAAACTGTCGCTGTACACCGCTTGTGGCGGGATCAGCCCGGCGTACACGCTGCCGATCGTGCTGGATGTCGGCACCAACAACCGTGAGCTGCTGGACGACCCGATGTACATGGGCTGGCGTCACGAGCGGGTATCGGGCAAGGAATACGAAGACTTCATCGCGCTGTTCATCGACGCGGTGCAGCGTCGCTGGCCTGACGTGTTGCTGCAGTTCGAAGATTTCGCCCAGTCCAACGCCATGCCGTTGCTCGAAAAGTACCGCGACGAACTGTGCTGCTTCAACGATGACATCCAGGGCACCGCGTCGGTCGCTGTGGGTACGTTGCTGGCAGCCTGCAAGGCCAAGAATGAAACCCTCGGCCAGCAGAAGGTGGTGTTTGTCGGTGCCGGTTCGGCAGGCTGCGGGATCGCCGAGCACATCATCGCAGCGATGCGCATCGAAGGCCTGAGCGAAAGCGAAGCGCGCAAACGCATCTTCATGGTTGATCGTTTCGGCCTGTTGACCGAAAGCATGGACAATCTGCTCGACTTCCAGAAACGACTGGCGCAAAAGACTGCCGACGTGTCTGGCTGGACTGCCGGCTCGGAAGCCTTCCCGCAATTGCTCGATGTAGTCACCCACGCCGGGGCCACCGTGATGATCGGTGTGTCCGGGCAGCGCGGTCTGTTCACCGAGCAAGTGATTCGCGAACTGCACAAGCATTGCGCCAAACCCCTGGTAATGCCGCTGTCCAATCCGACGTCCAAAGTGGAAGCCACTCCGGAAGAAATCCTGCGCTGGACCGACGGCAATGCACTGGTAGCCACCGGGAGTCCGTTTGCGCCAGTGGAAATCAACGGTCGCACGGTGCACATCGCGCAGTGCAACAACTCCTACATCTTTCCGGGCATCGGCCTCGGCGTGGTGGCCTGTAAGGCATCGCGCATCACTGACCGGATGCTCATGGCGGCGTCCAATGCGCTGGCCGAGTGCTCGCCGATGGTGACAGGGAAGGGTGATGCGGTGTTGCCGCCGCTCAAGGAAATCCAGCAGGTCAGCCGCAAGATCGCCCTGGCTGTGGCCAGGGAAGCGCAAGCCGAAGGGCTGGCACTGGAAACCACCGAAGAGGCGCTGCTTGAGGCCATCGAGCGCAATTTCTGGTTGCCGGGCTATCGGGCCTATCGTCGTCGCTCGGTCTGA
- a CDS encoding phosphoethanolamine transferase — MPTPRTVRPEVVTLLASAFLLLGFNINLWQHLFSITSADSKGLAMRFAFGLMIFCVFNIVLTLLAFRRVFKPVLISLFMISAGVVYFMTEYGVMIDAGMFRNFAETNVTEVQGLLSLKLALYILLLGVVPSLILWKLPISYRRWHLELFSKLLVTVACCVAIGGVALANYQGLSSLFRNHHELRLMVVPSNYIGASLGYLSEQVISARRPFVKIGEDAKRSADWATHARKSLTVLVVGESARAENFGILGYGRNTTPNLNKESGLVAFTDVYSCGTETAVSVPCMFSNMGRKNYNATQARNQEGLLDVLKRAGIDVIWRDNQAGCKGTCDRVTFQDVSNLKDPLLCNNHECRDEILLQNLQTFIDSLDKDTVLVLHQMGSHGPEYYKRYPKEFEKFTPVCESNALNNCSRDSIVNAYDNTLLYTDHVLATLIDLLRANQNKVDTAMVYLSDHGESLGEYNLFLHGTPYVLAPDQQKHVPMMVWLSDNYQKSFAVTPECLAKQRNAPLSQDNLFHSMLGLLKVDTKVYDPSLDMFAGCRSELAATDK, encoded by the coding sequence ATGCCGACACCCAGAACTGTTCGTCCAGAGGTTGTAACCCTACTTGCCAGTGCGTTTCTGTTACTGGGTTTCAATATCAATCTCTGGCAGCATCTTTTCTCGATTACCAGCGCCGATAGCAAAGGGTTGGCCATGCGCTTTGCGTTTGGCTTGATGATTTTCTGCGTGTTCAATATCGTTTTGACGCTGTTGGCATTCCGTCGTGTGTTTAAACCGGTGTTGATCAGTCTGTTTATGATCAGCGCGGGGGTGGTTTATTTCATGACCGAATACGGGGTCATGATCGACGCCGGCATGTTTCGAAACTTCGCCGAAACCAACGTGACGGAAGTGCAGGGGCTGCTGTCTTTAAAACTGGCCTTGTATATCCTTCTGCTGGGCGTAGTGCCCTCGTTGATACTCTGGAAACTGCCGATCAGCTACCGTCGCTGGCACCTTGAACTGTTCAGCAAACTGTTGGTGACGGTGGCGTGCTGCGTGGCAATCGGCGGCGTTGCACTGGCCAATTACCAAGGACTGTCGTCATTGTTCCGCAATCACCATGAATTGCGCCTGATGGTGGTGCCAAGCAATTACATTGGTGCGTCGCTGGGCTACCTGAGTGAACAGGTGATCTCCGCAAGGCGCCCGTTCGTCAAGATCGGCGAGGACGCCAAACGTTCTGCGGACTGGGCCACGCATGCCCGCAAATCCTTGACCGTGCTGGTGGTCGGCGAAAGTGCCCGGGCCGAGAACTTCGGAATCCTTGGCTACGGTCGTAACACCACGCCCAACCTGAACAAGGAAAGCGGGCTGGTGGCGTTTACCGATGTGTATTCCTGCGGCACTGAAACCGCCGTGTCGGTGCCTTGCATGTTTTCCAATATGGGACGCAAGAATTACAACGCTACCCAGGCGCGCAATCAGGAAGGCTTGCTGGATGTACTGAAGCGCGCGGGCATAGACGTGATATGGCGTGACAATCAGGCTGGCTGCAAAGGCACCTGCGATCGAGTGACCTTTCAGGACGTGAGCAATCTCAAGGACCCGCTGTTGTGCAACAACCATGAATGCCGGGACGAGATACTCTTGCAAAACCTGCAGACCTTTATCGACAGCCTCGACAAGGACACCGTGCTTGTTCTGCACCAGATGGGCAGCCACGGGCCTGAATACTACAAACGTTACCCAAAAGAGTTTGAAAAGTTTACCCCGGTGTGTGAAAGCAATGCGTTGAACAATTGCAGCCGGGACAGCATCGTCAATGCGTACGACAATACGTTGTTGTACACCGACCATGTACTGGCCACGCTGATTGATCTTTTACGCGCCAATCAAAATAAGGTCGATACCGCCATGGTGTATCTGTCTGACCATGGCGAGTCGCTGGGCGAGTACAATCTGTTCCTGCACGGCACGCCTTATGTGCTGGCGCCTGATCAGCAAAAGCATGTGCCGATGATGGTCTGGTTGTCCGATAACTATCAGAAGTCCTTTGCCGTCACGCCGGAGTGTCTGGCCAAACAGCGTAATGCCCCCTTGAGCCAGGACAACCTTTTCCATTCCATGCTCGGCCTGTTAAAAGTCGATACCAAGGTTTATGACCCCAGCCTCGATATGTTTGCCGGGTGCCGCAGCGAGTTGGCGGCCACCGACAAGTAA
- the rnd gene encoding ribonuclease D yields MAIDIHWIRDDDSLARHCAQWQSLPFVALDTEFMRVDTFYPIAALLQIGDGQSAWLIDPLLINDWRPLSALLENPDVIKVVHACSEDLEVLLRLTGSLPVPLFDTQLAAAYLNLGFSMGYSRLVQEVLDIDLPKGETRSDWLQRPLSETQISYAAEDAVHLAELFTILRPRLSDDKYAWLLDDGAELVANLRREVDPYEVYRDAKLAWKLSRAQLAVLRELCAWREREARARNLPRNRIVREHSLWPLAKTQPDNLGALARIEDMHPRTVRHDGEFLLELIKTASVLPPEEWPPALPEPLPIDAAGSIKRLRAIGQQYAERLDMAPELMLRKKTLEALLKSGYPDGPYQLPDSLRGWRRELMGQALLDSLATPGEPS; encoded by the coding sequence GTGGCCATCGATATTCACTGGATTCGCGACGACGACAGCCTCGCCCGGCATTGCGCACAATGGCAGTCACTGCCTTTTGTGGCGCTCGACACCGAGTTTATGCGGGTCGACACTTTTTATCCGATCGCTGCGCTGCTGCAGATCGGCGACGGGCAGAGCGCCTGGCTGATTGATCCGTTGCTGATCAACGACTGGCGGCCGCTGTCTGCGTTGCTCGAAAACCCCGACGTCATCAAGGTGGTGCATGCGTGCAGCGAAGACCTCGAGGTGCTGCTGCGCCTGACCGGCAGCCTGCCGGTTCCGCTGTTTGACACCCAGTTGGCAGCTGCCTACCTGAACCTGGGTTTTTCCATGGGTTACTCGCGTCTGGTTCAGGAGGTCCTCGACATCGACCTGCCCAAGGGCGAAACCCGCTCCGACTGGCTGCAACGCCCGCTGTCGGAAACGCAGATCAGCTACGCGGCCGAAGATGCCGTGCACCTGGCCGAGCTGTTCACCATCCTGCGCCCGCGCTTGTCCGACGACAAATACGCCTGGCTGCTGGATGACGGCGCCGAACTGGTCGCCAACCTGCGCCGTGAGGTGGACCCGTACGAGGTGTATCGCGACGCCAAGCTGGCCTGGAAGTTGTCCCGCGCCCAGCTAGCCGTGCTGCGCGAGTTGTGTGCCTGGCGCGAGCGCGAGGCGCGTGCCCGCAACCTGCCGCGCAACCGTATAGTGCGTGAGCACTCGCTCTGGCCATTGGCCAAAACCCAGCCGGACAACCTCGGCGCACTGGCACGGATCGAAGACATGCACCCGCGGACGGTCCGCCATGACGGCGAGTTTCTGCTCGAGCTGATCAAGACCGCGAGCGTGCTGCCTCCGGAAGAGTGGCCACCTGCGTTGCCCGAGCCGTTGCCCATCGATGCGGCCGGGTCGATCAAGCGTCTGCGTGCCATCGGTCAGCAGTACGCCGAGCGACTGGACATGGCCCCGGAGCTGATGCTGCGCAAGAAGACCCTCGAAGCCCTGCTCAAGAGCGGCTACCCCGACGGTCCTTACCAATTACCCGACTCGCTGCGTGGCTGGCGTCGCGAGTTGATGGGTCAGGCGCTGCTGGACAGCCTGGCCACCCCCGGAGAACCGTCTTGA
- a CDS encoding YcgL domain-containing protein, whose protein sequence is MKRICSIYRSPKRNEMYLYVLKSDVLKRVPPELMVAFGKPVHAFDLVLSPERALSREDINVVLENLDSQGYHLQMPPAEDDYIEHLPEELLRRNDPM, encoded by the coding sequence TTGAAGCGCATCTGCTCGATTTATCGCAGCCCGAAAAGAAACGAGATGTACCTTTACGTCCTGAAGAGCGACGTCCTCAAGCGTGTGCCGCCCGAGCTGATGGTGGCCTTCGGCAAGCCGGTTCATGCGTTCGATCTGGTGCTGAGTCCCGAGCGGGCGCTGTCGCGCGAAGATATCAATGTGGTGCTGGAGAACCTCGACAGCCAGGGCTATCACTTGCAGATGCCGCCGGCTGAAGACGATTACATCGAGCACTTGCCCGAAGAGCTGCTGCGCCGCAACGATCCCATGTAA
- a CDS encoding D-2-hydroxyacid dehydrogenase, with amino-acid sequence MRVLIAEHDYHVYTQLLRKAAPDLEVFSTGDSAELSRMASDCPVWLGQPDLMANLLRQGHTPQWLQSTWAGITPLLADSLSRDYRLTRAVGIFGQVMAEFVLTYMLGHEREVLARLMSQVERKWDNRTGQSLAGRKALIVGAGDIGQRVAEFLLPFGVQVYGVASSARTQEPFIEVTALSDMTRLLGDMDYVINLLPNTSETHDLYDAKLFASFKPTALFINVGRGVAVVDADLVEALKEGHLAGAVIDVCRQEPLPQRHPFWTAYGLLLTGHSSAPTSPVAMTELFVHNLNAFQAGEALRGEVDFSRGY; translated from the coding sequence ATGCGCGTTCTGATTGCCGAGCACGATTACCACGTTTACACCCAATTGTTGCGCAAGGCTGCGCCTGATCTGGAAGTTTTCAGCACTGGCGATTCTGCCGAGTTGTCGCGCATGGCCAGCGACTGCCCGGTCTGGCTGGGACAGCCCGACCTGATGGCCAATCTGCTGCGGCAGGGGCACACGCCGCAATGGCTGCAATCCACCTGGGCGGGCATCACGCCGCTGCTGGCTGACAGCCTGTCGCGGGATTATCGCCTGACCCGTGCAGTCGGGATTTTCGGCCAGGTCATGGCTGAGTTCGTTTTGACCTACATGCTCGGCCATGAGCGTGAGGTGCTGGCGCGCCTGATGAGTCAGGTCGAGCGCAAGTGGGACAACCGAACCGGGCAGAGCCTGGCGGGCCGCAAGGCATTGATCGTCGGTGCCGGTGATATCGGTCAGCGCGTTGCCGAGTTCCTCCTGCCGTTCGGCGTGCAGGTGTACGGTGTGGCCTCCAGTGCACGCACTCAGGAACCGTTCATTGAAGTGACAGCGTTGTCAGACATGACGCGCCTCCTCGGCGACATGGATTACGTCATCAACCTGCTGCCCAACACGTCCGAGACGCACGACCTGTACGACGCCAAGTTGTTCGCCAGCTTCAAGCCCACGGCGCTGTTCATCAACGTCGGACGCGGGGTGGCTGTTGTCGATGCGGATCTGGTCGAGGCGTTGAAGGAAGGGCATCTGGCTGGCGCGGTGATTGACGTCTGCCGTCAGGAGCCTTTGCCGCAGCGGCATCCGTTCTGGACTGCCTACGGTCTGCTGTTGACCGGTCACAGCTCGGCGCCTACCTCGCCAGTGGCCATGACCGAGCTTTTCGTGCATAACCTGAACGCTTTTCAGGCAGGAGAAGCGCTGCGCGGAGAGGTCGATTTTTCGCGAGGTTACTGA
- a CDS encoding nitroreductase family protein, producing MSTNPRIADHPIDPQFTERWSPRAFSGESIDQETLLSFFEAARWAPSAYNSQPWRFLYARRDTPNWERYLGLLNEFNRSWAQHAAALVIVISKTTFVAPGASEESPALWHTFDTGSAWGYLALQASLSGWHTHGMAGFDQDLTRKELNIPEGYAVHAAIAIGKLGDKSTLPDYLQGREVPSPRKPLAELAAEGDFSL from the coding sequence ATGAGCACGAACCCTCGCATCGCCGATCACCCTATCGACCCGCAATTCACCGAACGCTGGTCGCCACGTGCCTTCAGCGGCGAAAGCATCGACCAGGAAACCCTGCTGAGCTTTTTCGAAGCCGCACGCTGGGCGCCCTCAGCGTATAACTCGCAGCCCTGGCGCTTTCTCTATGCACGTCGCGATACGCCGAACTGGGAGCGTTACCTCGGCTTGCTGAACGAGTTCAACCGCAGCTGGGCACAACACGCAGCGGCCTTGGTGATCGTCATTTCCAAAACCACCTTCGTCGCCCCCGGCGCAAGCGAAGAGAGCCCTGCCCTGTGGCACACCTTCGACACGGGTTCGGCATGGGGTTACCTGGCACTGCAGGCCAGCCTGAGCGGCTGGCACACCCACGGCATGGCCGGTTTCGATCAGGATCTGACCCGCAAGGAGTTGAATATTCCCGAAGGCTACGCAGTGCATGCGGCCATCGCGATTGGCAAGCTGGGGGACAAATCGACCTTGCCGGACTACCTGCAAGGCCGCGAAGTGCCAAGCCCGCGCAAGCCGCTGGCAGAACTGGCCGCCGAAGGTGATTTTTCGCTATAA
- a CDS encoding YcgN family cysteine cluster protein, with translation MAAKVEPFWIRKTLDQLDTQEWESLCDGCGLCCLQKLEDEEDNAVYYTRIACKLLDLKTCQCSDYANRRASVPDCIQLTPGQADEFKWLPPTCGYRLVSEGKDLPLWHHLVCGDRTAVHHERISQSGRMLSENTVAEDDWEDYLIFRAG, from the coding sequence ATGGCCGCTAAAGTTGAACCCTTCTGGATTCGCAAGACCCTTGACCAGCTCGACACCCAAGAGTGGGAGTCGTTGTGCGATGGCTGTGGCCTGTGCTGCCTGCAGAAGCTTGAGGATGAGGAAGACAACGCGGTTTATTACACGCGAATTGCCTGCAAGCTGCTGGATCTGAAAACCTGTCAGTGCTCCGACTATGCAAACCGTCGTGCCTCGGTGCCCGATTGCATTCAGCTGACGCCTGGTCAGGCAGATGAATTCAAATGGCTGCCACCGACCTGCGGCTATCGTCTGGTCAGCGAGGGCAAGGATTTGCCGCTCTGGCACCATCTGGTGTGCGGTGATCGCACGGCCGTGCATCACGAACGCATCTCCCAGTCAGGCCGCATGCTCAGCGAGAACACTGTGGCCGAGGACGACTGGGAGGATTACCTGATTTTTCGCGCGGGGTGA
- a CDS encoding YgaP family membrane protein, with translation MRDTPIIERIDTPELLQRTPEQNVNGWERIGSLAGGVLLMGKGVRRGGFLGLIQLAIGGAALARGISGHCSAKSLMEKGRSDLQSARSTIERAGAQLNNLKDDAEDAVKTAAAKGMDALTEPKPVI, from the coding sequence ATGCGCGACACACCAATCATCGAACGCATCGACACACCTGAACTGCTTCAACGCACCCCCGAGCAGAACGTAAACGGCTGGGAGCGTATCGGCTCGCTGGCTGGCGGCGTACTGCTGATGGGTAAAGGCGTCCGTCGTGGCGGCTTTCTGGGCCTGATCCAATTGGCCATCGGCGGCGCGGCTCTGGCGCGCGGCATCAGTGGCCACTGCTCGGCCAAGAGCCTGATGGAAAAAGGCCGCAGCGATCTGCAAAGCGCACGCTCGACCATCGAACGTGCCGGTGCGCAACTGAATAACCTCAAGGACGACGCTGAAGATGCCGTGAAGACGGCGGCTGCCAAAGGCATGGACGCGCTGACCGAGCCAAAGCCGGTCATTTAA